A portion of the Thermosediminibacter oceani DSM 16646 genome contains these proteins:
- the trpS gene encoding tryptophan--tRNA ligase produces MSGKKRIFSGAQPSGSVTLGNFLGAIKNWVELQDKYDCIYCIVDLHALTVRQDPKVFRERCYSFLAQYLACGLDPEKNVVYFQSHVSAHAELAWILNCYTYMGELSRMTQFKEKARKHQDNINAGLFTYPVLMAADILLFQTDLVPVGEDQKQHVELTRDIATRFNNLYGEVFKIPEPYIPEVGARIMSLLEPTKKMSKSDENENSYILLLDPPDVIMKKFKRAVTDSEAVVRYDVERKPGISNLMNIYAAVTGRSFEEIEREFEGKGYGEFKKAVAEVVIDKLRPIREKYDELMANKDYMESVIKNGAERAQELARETLKKVYDKIGLVPCPNTGLKGPGL; encoded by the coding sequence ATGAGCGGTAAAAAGAGAATTTTCAGCGGTGCCCAGCCTTCGGGTTCCGTTACCCTGGGAAACTTTTTGGGGGCGATAAAAAACTGGGTTGAACTTCAGGATAAGTACGACTGTATATACTGTATCGTGGACCTCCACGCGCTGACCGTAAGGCAGGACCCAAAAGTTTTCCGGGAACGGTGCTATTCCTTCCTGGCTCAGTACCTGGCCTGTGGCCTGGACCCCGAAAAAAACGTGGTGTACTTTCAATCCCACGTCAGCGCCCATGCGGAACTGGCGTGGATTCTAAACTGTTACACCTATATGGGCGAACTGAGCAGGATGACCCAGTTTAAGGAAAAGGCAAGAAAGCACCAGGACAATATAAATGCCGGCCTCTTTACCTACCCGGTGCTTATGGCCGCTGACATACTGCTTTTCCAGACGGATCTGGTGCCCGTAGGCGAAGACCAAAAACAGCACGTTGAACTGACTAGGGATATCGCAACCAGGTTCAACAATTTATACGGAGAAGTTTTTAAAATACCGGAGCCCTATATCCCCGAAGTCGGCGCCAGGATAATGAGCCTCCTGGAACCCACCAAAAAGATGTCTAAAAGCGATGAAAACGAAAACAGCTATATTCTGCTGCTGGACCCGCCCGATGTGATAATGAAAAAGTTCAAGAGGGCCGTCACCGACTCGGAAGCCGTGGTAAGATACGACGTGGAGAGAAAACCCGGGATAAGTAACCTCATGAACATATACGCCGCCGTAACCGGCAGGTCTTTTGAAGAGATAGAGAGGGAATTTGAGGGAAAGGGTTACGGCGAATTTAAAAAAGCTGTAGCGGAAGTGGTAATTGATAAGCTCAGGCCTATACGGGAAAAATACGACGAGCTGATGGCCAATAAGGACTACATGGAAAGCGTCATAAAAAACGGAGC